The nucleotide sequence AATGTGAACTACATTCAGTGCCCTGGGGATTATGACCTTTGCCACACTTCAGTTCTAGTTGAGTAGGGAAGGGGTAGAGAAATAGCCACTTTTCCACGGAAGTGGGGTGAAAAGGCTATTGGTCTTGCCACAGCTTCATCCTAGTGAAGAGTTGGTCTTGCTACTTGCTACTTGCTACTTGCTACAACTATTCCCCACTGTACATGGCCTTCCAGAAGCCCACAAACATTGCtgccctttaaattgcacctgtGGAGCAAGGTCCTGCTGTCACAGTCAGAATCATCTGGAATGTTGGTCAGGCTCTTTATTGCTGTAGTAAAACTCAAAGATGGCAAGTTGTTTGGGTGAACAAAGCTACTTCCCTATGAGATGGTTTCAGTGTACCTATTTTGGGGTTCTGGTTTTGCAGTATAGTTTGCAGTCAAATTCCCTGAGGCTGCGTATTGTGCATGAGAAGCACTTCCATGTTAATTATTATGGGCAACTATAAATTAATGTTGTAAGTACGCTTACTCATGTTTTGTATTTCTGTAGCCTAATATTCCCTGGAGTGCGGCTGGGAGCTGACAGTCAATTTAGTGATTTCCTTGATGGACTTGGACCTGCACAGTTAGTAGGTCGACAGACACTAGCAACCCCTGCTATGGGTAAGAATAATTTGTTCTCATGTATAAGACAAACGCTATCCCATTGACCAAAGTGGAGTTAAGGTGGCCAGAATTTAGCTCATGGGCTACCAAAGAGTTCTACCAAATGGCCTTCCTCATCTTTAACACAAAGGTGTTGTGTCAGAGGCAGTGCTAACCCACTGGTGGGCCTCAGCAGGAATATTTTGGAGCTCTGTCAAGAGGGTGAGTGGgaggcaaagggggcaattgctcAGGGGCCtggtgttgctgctagcaggctggcttacaggacaactgacacagttgctggtaaaaagcactttatttcccttcccacagccatatatatacagcacttgtttattccttttctgttgtttatcacccaatgttctcatcattcttatctttgggttcctttatcttgtggtagtaaagactctcaggtgctgcttatatcattagtccttagttcagccaaagtttagtcctcagtccagccaaaatcttctggccttgtcctttatctcttgtactgttattttccattacttggcccacatttctaaaacatctgatactcagcatttcccacagcctgggcgatttaaaagggctccTAGGCGTGCAACAGGGTGGTACCAACAGCAGCAAAGGCAGCCGGGCGGGCATGTGGAATCCCTGGCTGTGCCAGAAGATCATGCCCAGCAGCACAGCCGGCAGCAGCTCACTGGGCAACAGCTGGTGCAGGCGCAGCACCACCCAAATCTCAGGCAGACCTTTCTAGGGTTCCACTGACTCTTCTGCCCTGGGCAGAGCCATCCCTGGGGTACAGCGAATCAGGGTGACCACTCCGGGCCCCAcgctttggggggccccgtgGGCTGGCACAATTGGCCAGCACAGTCAGTCCCAGAAGTGACCGGTCGGTCCTGGAAGTGACGGATTCGTCACTTCcgccccagaccctgcacccccggGAACAGCCTTGGCTCTGGGGCCCCGAATTGCTGTCAGCGGGGCTAGCCTCCCACATAACACATAATAAACAGCAAATAggggcccccttgagctgcttggggccctaagcaattgtttagtctgcttatgcctagcacaaGCTCTGCTGTCCATAAACACAACTGATGCTCTGTTTCATCCAAAATCAGATGAAGATAGAGCATTTCATGCTGGGACCTGTAATGTCCACAGAGCTCACTTCCATATCAAAGATGGTGGCTGCAATCTGTTCCTTTCTGTGTAGAATAATTATGGTTCTTGGCTCCTGGCAAATTACTAGTTAGCTTTTGCACATGGTTGCCACTGATTATGGAGCCAATAATGGAATCTGATCCAGATTTAGCTAATTGAAAGATAATCCAAAAATTTGAAACTCTACTACATATTTGCAACAAGGCTGACAACCAGTTTCCAAATTATGCCATTAGATTGTTGCTGTTGGAACAGATTAAAATTTAAAGTCTAATTTCCAGCAGCCTCTCAAGCGCTACTTATGGTTTTCTCGGTAATCCAAAGCATCTGAGAATTCCCTGGAGTACCAAGCGCTACAGGCTCGCCCCTGACGCACCCACTCCACACTCCCTGCATGGACACTTATGGGGAACCTGCATAGGGCCGTTTATGCTCTGCCTGCAGGGGAGAAATTCTTCCCTGGGCCCTTGCAAGCTGTTTATGGTACATGTACACCACCACAGCAGTGTGtaaaggcaggagcaggggcaaaATCCCTTCAGTCTGCATTTGAGTGAGTTGGTGACATATTTTGTGGGGTTGTGCATTGAGGATGAAGAAGAAATAACCCTTGACATCTCCACTAGCCTAATCACGCTATGCACGTTAAAAATCATAGCTAGCAAGTGCTTTTGCTGAGCAGTCTTAAGCATTGCAGAAACTCAGGTTCAGGAGGCTACTCAACTACTACTGAGGAGAAGTAGGGAACCAGGAGGAAAAATGGGAGGGGATCATCTCTTTTTTGCAGCTCATGAGCTCTACAAAAGAAGGAGAAGTCTTGAGCTGCTGTATAAAtccaaaattaattattttttgcaaTAGGAGTTATCGGGCTACAAGCTTATTGAGCATGAAGCCTGTACAATGTTATAAGGCCTGTTAAAATATATCAGATTTCCTTCTTACAGGAAATAAGAAGTGTCTGGGTTCTTCTGttgtccattttaaaatcagggtGATTCCAGAAGTGAATCCAGGTGCGAGCTTACATTCGCCTCACTTTTTGCTTAAAAGTTGTTTTCCTCCCTAGACCTCTTCCAACAGGGCTCCTGAGTGATAACAATTTATTTCCATCTATTGGAGCCTTTATTTCTATAAGCTGAGGGAAGGTTTTGGGCTACAAAATTCACTCAATCTTTCTGCCTAACACTTTCTCTTCAAGGGCTCATACCTAGTAGATAGTTGTCTCTGCTGGTTTGAAAATGTCTGTGTTGTGGCACCCCCTGCCGACTGCCAGTAGCATAGACTGGATTTGAATATACAAGCTTACAGCATTGAAAGGTAGCCCAAGAGCACGGTTTATGGAATTTTCCTCTAAACTATTTTTAGCTCAGTATAGAGCTGTGTTTGTTGAAGCAAATTTTTGATAGATAACAAATCATCCCTGTTTGGCTTGTCATATCACAAATAATAGAGTAGTCCGAAGCACTGTGCTATAATATTCTGATAGTGGACCAAGTGTGCTAAGGTCTCCTTTTCAGTTACATTTGAACAATAATACTTTTTTATTAAGAATACAGCACATTTTGTAGCTCAGGTTTATTCACTATTCTTTGCTTAGAAACATGGACCTACATGTCAGACTTCATAAGTTCAGGGTCCTGCACAGGTGGGAATTCCATTTGCTTCCACAGTTACCCCAACTGCACATGTCCAATGAGGTATGTGAGCACCCAGACAGCCAGTTAGGTGACTATCTACCCATTTGCATGATCAGTCTTGGTGACTTTTTTTATGCAGCCCTGAACTTCTCATggtttgaaaatcagacccataatTACTAaggcccaaatccacaaagggacttaggtattGCAACACTCAGTGTTACAAAGTCTAACTTGTAGGTGCCTAGCTGCCCAATAGAATCCATAAACCTTGGATTAGGTGCcttgtctctctctgcactgaatgGTTACAAATAGGTGACTCAGAATGAGGTCAGCAAaacccatcatgctaggcagggagtcacctaagctagccaatagcagatgcagaggagaggggtgtgtcctaagctCCACCCCTctcagggagttaggcacctaactctatTTGGGATCCACACCTGGAAACCCACTCCTGGAATCAGGTGCCTCAGCCACTTCTTGCAAGAACAGCAGTGGTACATTGCCTAACTGCAGCAAGAGCCACTCTTCTAATGGTGGTgcgggcactcacctgggatgtggcagACCCTGGATCAATTAACCCTTTGCCTGAGAAGAAGAGATTTGAATGTAGGCTTCCCACTCTCAGAGGAGCACCCTAACAATTGCTCTACAGTGTCATCCTCACTCTGTCTCTGGCTCaatgcatatttaaatatttatatgctGTATAATGGCCTCAACCAGAGAGATGGTATCTCAATCTCCAGTGGATATGGCATgcaactcctcctccctccagacCATTTTATGTGTAGTTAGGCATGCTCTGAGAATGCCTAGCATATTAAGCCCCACAGCACCTCGTTTGAGCCCCATTTGAGGATCCCACTTTTAGCTTAGGTATCAGGCACTGGGCACCTAGACTGATTTGCACTGatggcagaaacttaggcacttaGAGGACTTGTGAAAATGCAGGCACTGAAGGATTTTAGGCAACTCGAGGACTTAGCAGGGGGTTAGAGGATTTCAGTGGCACCTAAAtttttggacttaggcacctaatgttgaagttaggcacctaagttttttTTGTGGATCTGCACTTAAGTGTCTTTTTTCCATTTACAGTCTTTCTTTCCAAGTCAGAGCAGAACTTGGACCCCAACATGGCAAATGTTCTTGTCTGCAGTTGTAGCCAGAGTTGTCATTTGCCAGAACATTCAGAACCAAGGAAGCAGCTTGGAAATCTTGTTCTCTTAATATTCTGGCAGTTTGTTCAAGGTGCTGTTCAGGAAGGGAACTGTCACCCTCTTGCACACATTAAAAAACTTccgtaaaaaaaaaattgtgagccTCAGAGAACTTAGTTGTTGGCTAGACAGACTGCAGTCTACTGGCTTTCTTCTTTCTGAAGGGCAGACCTGCAAGGTTTGCAGCCACACACTTACCTAGTGAaagcaacgaggagtccttgtggcaccttagagactagcaaatttatctgggcataagctttcatgggctaaaacccagtcatcagatgtatggagtgaaaaatacagtaagcagaatatatatcataacacatgaaaagatgggagttgccttaccagatggggggtcagtgctaacgaggccaattcaattaaggtggaagtgggctattctcaacagttgacatgAAGAGGTGAACGCTTACCTTGTGCTCCTTCCATCTCTTTGTGTATCCACCTGGTGTCTCTCATCTTATACATGGATCAAAGACTCTTTGAGAAACAGACCATCAATGGGATACAAATCCCTGACTGGAGACTCCAGATGCTACCAcagtacaataataataatgataatcaaAATAATTGCCTGAGTGAAGACAATTGACTGCACTGAGCTGACCCAGATAATGGAATAagctttttcttctcctttcctttcaggTGATATTCAGATTGGAATGGTGGATAAAAAAGGCCAGTTAGAAGTAGAAGTCATTAGAGCCCGAGGCCTCACGCAAAAACCTGGGTCCAAATCTACCCCAGGTGAGGAAAACTGCAAATGATGGAGGACAGGAGAATACAAAATATGCAATAAAGTGTGGACCAGAGATCTCAAAAGAGAACTTCTCAGCTCTTTGTAGCAGTCACTACGTTTAcatgtattcattttctttttcgaTAGAGATGtgtttaagggtatgtctacactaccctccGGATCGGCaagcagcgatcgatccagcggggatcgatttatcgcgtctagtctagatgcgataaatcgacccccgagcactctcccgttgactcctgtactctacCGCCAcaagaggcgcaggtggagttgacgggggagcggcagcagtcgactcaccgcggtgaagacaccatggaAAGTCGATCTAAgaacgtcgacttcagctacattattcacatagctgaagttgcgtaacttagattgatcccccacTAGTGCAGACCAGGGCTTAGAAATACCTACTGTGCCCATGTTCAATTCCTCGATCTGCACACCATTTAACTTCAAGGAGTGCTCCCCTCACATGAGCAAAATCAACATTTCTGAGACTGAAAAATCCTTGCTAGAAGAAATATCTGCAAGGGGTGTTCAGATTAGATTTTTACTGGTAAATATTGATAAATGTCGATTTCACGGTACatacacaaaccaacaaaaaatccATCAGTAATAATCAcaatttacagatagacaaagtaagaaaaaatgtTGCTTGTAACTTATTAGACTTTGCTttcaggatatttattttgtatattattaCATGTGATATTAACAATTTGTATTGTAATGGTTTaaagatttaactttttgaatctcgaTGTCTACTGTAATTAGGTAATTATCATCTGATTCCtgcccccataatttcctgcaactgtgaaactTTACATTGATAACAAttgggaaaaaatgcttaaaacacatcatttttcacaactgtgaacatttacatTGATATAAATTGGGAAAAGGGCTTAAAATAaactgatattatccatcaaaattattaaaataatcaaaatcaaGTTACATTTCACCATGGACCTGGTGATGCATATAGAGTCCCTTACATTATGATTTATGCATTTGTTTATTTCCATCTACAAAAGAGAAAGAGTAGGTGAAAGGGAATAGCAAGCAAGCAAGGTGGTGGAAACTGAGTATTGTGATCTTCAGTGACATGGCAGTGTTTTGAATAAGTCAGCAAGCGGTACCAGTGCCTGTGAGCTCAAACATTTGAGCTTACCGagaataaattaaattattattattataataaaaatctCCTTATTTTAGAAGTCTTTGctggaaaacatttttgttttccaggacaaacactaaaaagaaaaggagtaccggtggcaccttagagactaataaatttgttagtctctaaggtgccaccggtactccttttctttttgcgaatacagactaacacggctgctactctgaaaccaggacaaatttatttttacactATATTTTACACTATTTATCATAATAATTAGAATATAGGTTTCAGATTAACTTTTTCTGAGCTGTTACTTTAAAGCTATTTAAGACACAAAGTAAATGAGGAACAACTGCCTTTTTATATGaatgttttcagaaatgactGTGTTCCATTTTTAAACACCCAGTTCATTGAAATGTCGTAGGGAATGGCATATTTTGAAATGGCTTTGAACTCCTAACACATGGAACAATCAAACTATCAGTGACAACCTATTCTTGTTAATAATATCCAGTTCATGGGACacataagttaaaaaaaaatcatactttaaCAGATAAATGTAAGACGTGTTACTAATAATAActtatgcaatgttgttgtaaccgtgttggtcccaggatattaaagagaaaagGTGTGTGAGGTATTTTTTTGGaccaagcttgtctctctcatcaacataaATTGGCCCAATacaaaatattacctcactcactttgtctctctgatcatacttttaattaaaaccaaaaaCTAGTAAATATTTAATTGACTTTTCATCATCTAACTTGTTTGCTTACTGTTGAAAATTCAACTCAGTTTGGCCAATGAAAGTAGTTATGTTCACTTTCCTTTCGAGTCAGTTTCCATTCATTGTTCTTGTCCTCCACCCCAATGTGGTGTTTGATTTTTGCAGCTCCCTATGTCAAAGTATACCTGTTGGAAAATGGAGCCTGTGTAGCCAAGAAAAAGACAAGAATTGCACGGAAAACACTTGATCCTTTGTACCAACAGACACTGGTTTTTGATGAAAGTCCACAGGGTAAAGTCCTTCAGGTCAGTAATTACTTAATCTTGGTTTAGGCCCTGGTTTGGTAAAGCACTTGACTATTCGCTTAACTGTAAGATTGTGAGTAGTCCCAACCCACATAAACACTTAATTTCAGAAATATCAGTTAATATAACTGAGTGGTTTGTAATGTCATGAGACTCCCAAAATGTACCTAtgtagttttattatttattagaagTTTTTCTCTATTGCTTTCTATGGCTCTAACCCTATCCTACCATCAGgccccttctcttctcctttgaaaaaa is from Dermochelys coriacea isolate rDerCor1 chromosome 3, rDerCor1.pri.v4, whole genome shotgun sequence and encodes:
- the RIMS1 gene encoding regulating synaptic membrane exocytosis protein 1 isoform X49 — protein: MAAEMRNRMVRQPSRESTDGSINSYSSEGNLIFPGVRLGADSQFSDFLDGLGPAQLVGRQTLATPAMGDIQIGMVDKKGQLEVEVIRARGLTQKPGSKSTPAPYVKVYLLENGACVAKKKTRIARKTLDPLYQQTLVFDESPQGKVLQVIVWGDYGRMDHKCFMGVAQILLEELDLSSVVIGWYKLFPPSSLVDPTLTPLTRRASQSSLESSTGPPCIRS